Part of the Sphaerochaeta associata genome is shown below.
CCTTGAATCGTCTGGGACTCTCCTATAAGATCAGTTACGCAGTAGCCCTTGCGCTTCGCTATCTGCCGGAGGTCTCATCCAGCTACCTGCACATTCTTCATGCCCAGATGGCACGCGGGGTGGATATCTCAAGGAATGTCTCCTTGGGCAAGAGACTCTCATCGGTGAGCAGGCTTCTCGCTCCATTGGTGCTTTCCAGTCTTGACCGAATCGAGGTGATTACCAATGCGATGATCCTCAGGGGGTTCGGCCGAATGGATACGAGGACCTGGTACCTCAGTCAGAAACTGCGCGTGCAGGATTATCTTGTTCTTGGATTTGCGTTTGCCTTGGTTGCAGCCAGCCTTTGGGTACGGTTTTGGATGAATGTCATGTTTTGGTATCCCTTTTAGGACAAAGGTCCACTAGTAATGCAAAAAGTGTGGTAGAGAGCTTGACAGATGGCCGGGTTATCCCCATCTTATATGGAATAAAAATCCAAGGGTCGAAGTTTGACTTTTGCAGGAGGCATATGGTGTCCGACACGTTTGTACTAGAGATGGAAGATCAGCTTATTGCCATGAGAAAGGAATTGCTGGACAAGTTGACTGAGGATAACAGTGACTTTCGGGAGATGGTCAATGCCATGGGCATTAAGGACAGCATCGATGTTGCCGCGGATGATATAGCCTTTAAAAAAATGGAAGCGATCAACAAGCATGAGGCTAATCGCCTGCGTTCGATTGAGAATGCGCTAGCCCGTATTCACAACGGCAAGTACGGTCATTGCCTGAAATGTCTGAAAAAGATTCCTGAAGAGCGGCTGAGGGCAATTCCCTATGCTGTACTCTGCGTTGATTGCAAGAACGCCGAGGAAGTCCCAGGTAGACGCTAAAGATCGCTTTTGAACAAGAAAGAACAGAAGATTATCCCGCTGTCGGGTCTCTTCTGTTCTTTTTTGTTGCTGGATGCTAGAGATACGGATTGTGCTGTTCCCGTGCAATCGTACTTGCAGGCCCATGCCCGGGAAGGATCTGCACTTCTTCGGGGAGAGTCAGCAACCGTTTGCAGCTTTCAATGATGAGCGAATAGGAACCACCTTGCAGGTCAGTGCGGCCGATGCTTCCGGCAAACAGGGTATCGCCGGTAAACATGAACTGACCCTCCTCATGATAAAAGCAGAGTCCTCCAGGGGTATGCCCCGGAGTTGCCAATACGGTAAGGCGGCTGTCTTGCAGAAACTGTCCATCATGCAGAAATGCGGTAGGTTGGGGAAGATGGCTCAGCTCTGTTTCATACTTGTCCCAAAAGCTCTTGTCGAAACAGACTTGTTTGAGGTTGTCGTATCCATCCGGACCCAAATAGAGGGAATCCTCTTTGCTGACCAGAATCTCCAGCTCGGGCCAATGTTTCTTCAAACCGCCAAGAGCTGTGATGTGGTCCCAATGGGTATGGGTCAGAAGGATTGCTACCGGTGTGACATTACGCTTCTCCAGGCTGCGGATGATGACACTCTCGTCACTGCCTGGATCAATAATCCAAGCGCTTGAGGTCTCCTCATTGCCAAAGATGTAGCAGTTGGTCTGGTAAGGTCCCACCACAAGTCGTTCGACAAACATCAACTACTCCTTATTGGAATAGCTTACAGCGGCGGTTCTGCCCTTGATGTCCATTCCATTGAGCTTTGCGATGGCCTTTTCACAGTGTTCCTCACTCATGCTGATAAAAGAGTACTTGTCGTGGATACGGATGCTGAAAATGTCATCGCGGGTGATTTCAAGTTCGGTCTGCAAGAGCTGACTGAGCTCTTTTGCATAGAGGCGTTTCA
Proteins encoded:
- a CDS encoding TraR/DksA family transcriptional regulator, producing MVSDTFVLEMEDQLIAMRKELLDKLTEDNSDFREMVNAMGIKDSIDVAADDIAFKKMEAINKHEANRLRSIENALARIHNGKYGHCLKCLKKIPEERLRAIPYAVLCVDCKNAEEVPGRR
- a CDS encoding MBL fold metallo-hydrolase encodes the protein MFVERLVVGPYQTNCYIFGNEETSSAWIIDPGSDESVIIRSLEKRNVTPVAILLTHTHWDHITALGGLKKHWPELEILVSKEDSLYLGPDGYDNLKQVCFDKSFWDKYETELSHLPQPTAFLHDGQFLQDSRLTVLATPGHTPGGLCFYHEEGQFMFTGDTLFAGSIGRTDLQGGSYSLIIESCKRLLTLPEEVQILPGHGPASTIAREQHNPYL